One part of the Pandoraea faecigallinarum genome encodes these proteins:
- a CDS encoding PQQ-dependent sugar dehydrogenase — protein sequence MRRFPDGWRLLLGATLLCAAQLTAARDALPIERLSLLPGFHVEVLSDQVPGARGMVLGPKGTLFVGSRAQGNVYAITLDPSRAYAAKVRTVASGLDMPVGVAMRNGTLYISAVSRIVKLDDIEAHLDNPGKPATVYDKLPSDTHHGWRYISFGPDQRLYVGVGAPCNACQRDENRYAIIGSMKPDGTDWRVVARGVRNTVGFDWQPGTRSLWFTDNGRDSLGDDVPDDELNRLSTVGEHFGFPYCHAGDIADPDFGREKACRSFAPPKAKLGAHVAALGMRFYIGKQFPAEYQGSIFIAEHGSWNRSSKVGYRVVRITLDAKGEVAKQDVFAQGWLSDDDAVWGRPLDLLTLPDGSLLISDDYAGAIYRITYRKP from the coding sequence ATGCGACGATTTCCCGATGGATGGCGACTCCTTCTCGGCGCGACACTCCTGTGCGCCGCTCAACTCACTGCCGCACGCGACGCCCTTCCGATCGAACGGCTGTCCCTGCTGCCGGGTTTTCACGTCGAAGTTCTCTCCGATCAGGTGCCCGGCGCGCGAGGCATGGTGCTAGGCCCCAAGGGCACGCTATTTGTCGGAAGCCGCGCCCAGGGCAATGTCTACGCCATCACCCTCGACCCCTCACGGGCCTATGCCGCCAAGGTTCGCACGGTTGCCTCGGGCCTCGACATGCCTGTCGGCGTCGCCATGCGTAACGGGACACTATATATTTCGGCCGTGTCGCGCATCGTCAAACTCGACGATATCGAAGCGCACCTGGACAATCCCGGTAAGCCGGCAACGGTCTACGACAAACTTCCGTCCGACACGCACCACGGCTGGCGGTACATCTCTTTCGGTCCCGATCAGCGCCTGTATGTGGGCGTGGGCGCGCCCTGTAATGCATGCCAACGAGACGAAAATCGCTACGCGATAATCGGGAGCATGAAACCGGATGGCACCGATTGGCGCGTCGTCGCCCGTGGCGTGCGCAATACCGTGGGATTCGACTGGCAGCCGGGCACACGCAGTCTATGGTTCACCGACAACGGCCGCGATTCGCTGGGCGACGACGTCCCCGACGACGAGTTGAACCGGCTGAGCACCGTCGGCGAGCACTTTGGGTTTCCCTACTGCCACGCGGGCGACATCGCGGACCCCGACTTCGGTCGCGAGAAGGCATGCCGCAGCTTCGCACCCCCAAAAGCGAAACTTGGCGCGCACGTCGCGGCCCTCGGCATGCGCTTCTATATAGGAAAGCAATTCCCCGCGGAATATCAGGGGAGTATCTTTATTGCGGAGCACGGTTCATGGAATCGCAGCAGCAAGGTCGGTTATCGGGTTGTGCGCATTACGCTGGATGCAAAGGGCGAAGTGGCGAAGCAAGATGTCTTTGCACAGGGCTGGCTGAGTGACGACGATGCCGTGTGGGGCCGCCCCCTCGACCTGTTGACGTTACCGGACGGCTCACTGCTAATTAGTGATGACTACGCCGGTGCGATATATCGCATTACGTACCGCAAGCCCTGA